A window of Ptychodera flava strain L36383 chromosome 1, AS_Pfla_20210202, whole genome shotgun sequence contains these coding sequences:
- the LOC139140099 gene encoding uncharacterized protein isoform X1 encodes MNPLTACTALVALLCVQILVVESQGDSGYTYPDDSKVGLNEATGDDEIRLKQLVDYITCKLFQLEDCDEATNDVGYEKRGYLKNRQRLGLMFGRRSADLAKRDGGRRKVGSRRPGKNSRNQHGIDRDTYWHALVHIPAGKRSQQTMQQLA; translated from the exons ATGAACCCACTGACTGCCTGCACTGCCTTGGTTGCACTTCTGTGCGTACAAATTCTCGTAGTTGAATCACAGGGTGATTCAG GTTATACATATCCAGACGACAGCAAAGTTGGCCTAAACGAAGCGACAGGAGACGATGAGATCCGTTTGAAACAACTTGTAGACTATATCacatgtaaactttttcaacTAGAGGACTGTGACGAAGCAACAAACGATGTAGGGTACGAGAAGCGGGGCTATTTGAAGAATAGGCAAAGACTTGGCCTTATGTTCGGCAGGAGATCGGCGGATCTCGCCAAGAGGGACGGCGGCAGGCGAAAGGTTGGTAGCAGACGACCGGGCAAAAACAGTCGCAACCAGCACGGCATAGATCGCGATACTTACTGGCACGCTCTCGTACACATCCCAGCCGGCAAAAGGAGCCAACAGACGATGCAACAATTGGCGTAA
- the LOC139140099 gene encoding uncharacterized protein isoform X2, translated as MNPLTACTALVALLCVQILVVESQGDSGYTYPDDSKVGLNEATGDDEIRLKQLVDYITCKLFQLEDCDEATNDVGYEKRGYLKNRQRLGLMFGRRSADLAKRDGGRRKAFA; from the exons ATGAACCCACTGACTGCCTGCACTGCCTTGGTTGCACTTCTGTGCGTACAAATTCTCGTAGTTGAATCACAGGGTGATTCAG GTTATACATATCCAGACGACAGCAAAGTTGGCCTAAACGAAGCGACAGGAGACGATGAGATCCGTTTGAAACAACTTGTAGACTATATCacatgtaaactttttcaacTAGAGGACTGTGACGAAGCAACAAACGATGTAGGGTACGAGAAGCGGGGCTATTTGAAGAATAGGCAAAGACTTGGCCTTATGTTCGGCAGGAGATCGGCGGATCTCGCCAAGAGGGACGGCGGCAGGCGAAAG GCCTTCGCATAA